One region of Streptococcus parasanguinis genomic DNA includes:
- a CDS encoding YbaB/EbfC family nucleoid-associated protein: MMNMQNMMKQAQKLQKQMEQSQAELAATQFVGKSAQDLVVATLTGDKKVVSIDFNAAVVDPEDTETLSDMTVQAINAAIEEIDAATKKKLGAFAGKLPF, translated from the coding sequence ATGATGAATATGCAAAATATGATGAAGCAAGCTCAAAAATTGCAAAAGCAAATGGAGCAAAGCCAAGCGGAATTAGCCGCAACTCAATTTGTAGGGAAATCTGCTCAGGATTTGGTTGTTGCAACTCTTACAGGTGATAAGAAGGTTGTTTCCATTGATTTCAATGCTGCAGTGGTCGACCCAGAAGATACAGAAACGCTTTCTGATATGACGGTGCAAGCCATCAATGCTGCCATTGAAGAAATTGATGCTGCAACCAAGAAAAAACTCGGTGCTTTCGCAGGGAAATTACCATTTTAA
- a CDS encoding site-specific integrase produces MAVIKQDDGLWLVDISDGKSSLTGKRIRHRKSNFLTKKEAEEYEAYYRIHKLNQIQNTKKLTMSSLYVMLKEEDELRGNKRGTIDTQNSYYTQYVSRFFENADMSSVTIQDVKKYRDWLIEQPSVKGGTLTPTHINQQMIFVHKLFDIAISKGFRQDNPCDAIRKLPEKHKEMSYYTPEQFKEFESYFEESEYPFKLLYRVLMFTGIRMGEALALTWRDVFLDEGYIKIRKSAYYRNGETHIGSVKTTQSNREIYIHKAFVDELRTWKTVQSQKLSKLTDSTDDLQIFQFSGEPMTAPNVSNFRASFKKRLPKDFKLIRNHDFRHSHVAFLINQGLRRGEGKDYIFFTLMKRLGHSSINTTINIYSHLFPSQQKEVANAFDDF; encoded by the coding sequence ATGGCGGTAATTAAACAGGACGATGGACTGTGGCTAGTTGATATTAGTGATGGTAAAAGTTCCTTAACTGGCAAACGTATACGACACCGCAAATCTAATTTTTTAACGAAAAAAGAAGCAGAGGAATATGAGGCTTATTACCGTATCCATAAGTTAAATCAGATACAGAATACAAAAAAACTCACCATGTCCTCTCTTTATGTAATGTTAAAAGAAGAAGATGAGCTTCGTGGAAATAAAAGAGGTACAATAGATACCCAGAACTCATACTATACCCAATATGTATCGCGATTCTTTGAAAATGCTGATATGTCTTCAGTTACCATTCAAGATGTAAAAAAATATCGAGATTGGTTAATTGAACAGCCTAGTGTAAAAGGTGGAACACTTACACCAACTCATATTAACCAACAAATGATTTTTGTTCATAAGTTGTTTGATATTGCTATTTCGAAAGGATTTAGACAAGATAATCCATGTGATGCTATTCGGAAACTTCCAGAAAAGCATAAAGAAATGTCTTACTATACTCCTGAACAATTCAAGGAGTTTGAGTCCTATTTCGAAGAAAGTGAATATCCTTTTAAACTTTTATATCGTGTACTCATGTTTACGGGAATTCGTATGGGAGAGGCACTTGCCTTGACTTGGAGAGATGTTTTTCTTGACGAGGGATATATTAAGATCCGTAAGTCAGCCTATTATCGCAATGGGGAAACACATATTGGATCTGTAAAGACAACTCAATCAAATAGAGAAATCTACATCCATAAAGCTTTTGTGGATGAGCTGAGAACTTGGAAAACAGTCCAAAGTCAAAAGTTGTCTAAGCTAACTGATTCAACTGATGATTTACAGATTTTCCAATTTTCAGGGGAGCCTATGACTGCTCCGAATGTCTCTAACTTTAGAGCATCATTCAAGAAACGATTGCCAAAAGACTTCAAATTGATTCGAAACCATGATTTTAGGCATTCGCATGTGGCCTTTTTAATTAATCAGGGATTGAGGAGAGGAGAAGGAAAGGATTATATCTTTTTCACTCTGATGAAACGACTAGGACATAGTTCTATCAATACAACAATAAATATCTACTCACATTTGTTCCCATCACAACAAAAAGAAGTCGCTAACGCATTTGACGATTTTTAG
- a CDS encoding DUF3173 family protein gives MIQVVDKNDLMELIGYSETQASKLIRKAKSQLVQEGFEWYKNKRIGRVPIITVESILGFQIQLKNDIIEGNLQSAVMTEGEK, from the coding sequence ATGATTCAAGTTGTAGATAAAAATGATTTAATGGAATTGATTGGATATTCCGAAACTCAAGCTAGTAAATTAATACGAAAGGCTAAGAGCCAGCTTGTACAAGAAGGATTTGAATGGTATAAGAATAAACGTATTGGACGTGTACCAATTATTACAGTTGAATCCATTCTTGGTTTTCAAATACAATTAAAAAATGATATAATTGAGGGGAACCTTCAAAGCGCTGTCATGACTGAAGGAGAAAAATAG
- a CDS encoding CHAP domain-containing protein, which translates to MKKLKWFLLAGLIPLFLPVLIIIILMGAVGGGGTNGSPQSQNGVTYADHWSDGDPYTHNLLVHRFGITAEQLDGFLDTLGISYDKNRINGKKLLEWEAKSNLDVRGIVAIALNESSLGTAGVATNPGANMFGFGAYDSNPGYANNFNDEVAVVGLTQQTIIGNKNQTFKIQDDKAKKFANGTLNPATDGGVYFTDTTGSGKRRAETMQKLDAFIDEHGGTPKAPEQTTGKTRDGGGVTSNDIPVGYSLTTAIDTTGYITSTYPWGQCTWYVFNRGKQVGVNFDPFMGNGGQWMNKPGFTTTHTPTEHSALSFSPGQAGADPIYGHISFVEQVKSDGSILVSECNVKGLGIISYRTFDAETAKQFTYVIGH; encoded by the coding sequence ATGAAAAAACTAAAATGGTTTCTATTAGCCGGTCTCATTCCTCTCTTTCTACCGGTCCTCATAATCATTATCCTTATGGGGGCTGTCGGAGGTGGTGGAACGAATGGCTCACCCCAATCCCAAAATGGAGTGACTTATGCGGATCACTGGTCAGATGGAGATCCCTATACTCACAATCTACTGGTTCATCGCTTCGGTATCACAGCAGAGCAATTAGACGGCTTTTTAGATACGTTAGGAATCTCCTATGATAAGAATCGAATTAATGGAAAGAAACTTCTCGAGTGGGAAGCTAAATCTAATCTTGATGTCCGTGGAATCGTTGCGATCGCACTAAATGAAAGTTCTCTTGGAACTGCTGGAGTAGCTACCAATCCTGGAGCTAATATGTTTGGTTTTGGAGCTTATGACTCCAATCCAGGATACGCCAATAACTTTAATGATGAAGTCGCTGTTGTCGGACTAACCCAACAAACTATCATTGGAAATAAAAACCAAACCTTCAAAATTCAAGATGACAAGGCTAAAAAGTTTGCGAATGGAACACTCAATCCAGCAACCGATGGTGGAGTCTATTTCACAGATACTACCGGATCGGGAAAAAGACGTGCTGAAACCATGCAAAAACTGGATGCCTTCATTGATGAACATGGAGGAACACCAAAAGCACCCGAACAAACTACAGGAAAAACTAGAGATGGTGGAGGAGTCACTTCAAATGATATACCGGTGGGTTATAGTCTGACAACAGCTATTGACACCACAGGATATATCACTAGTACCTATCCTTGGGGACAATGTACATGGTATGTCTTCAACCGTGGAAAACAAGTCGGAGTCAACTTTGATCCATTTATGGGAAATGGTGGTCAATGGATGAATAAACCAGGATTCACAACAACTCATACACCGACTGAGCACTCTGCTCTATCATTTAGCCCTGGACAAGCTGGAGCTGATCCAATATACGGACATATTTCGTTTGTGGAACAAGTTAAATCAGACGGCTCGATCCTGGTCTCAGAATGTAATGTTAAGGGATTAGGAATTATTAGTTACCGTACCTTTGACGCAGAAACTGCCAAACAATTTACCTATGTTATTGGACATTAG
- a CDS encoding conjugal transfer protein, with amino-acid sequence MQEAFDKLRGVDIFSLKSYMEPTGFASFNGAWVLINELFVNFFFFILNAVVGFFSLLIRILEKIDLYSSYKNYVFNGAMSIWKGFIGSNGSGVSKQSLVSMLLLILAFYLFYQYFFSKGSFSRTLLHVFLVLILGFGYFGTVAGTSGGLYLLDTINNVSKEVTKNITHIKVEYGKNKTIKIGDSMADSYIAETSYKAYVFVNTGQENGKYKNSQNGKQETFDDSKVLGTGDKNGNFTAVKSKDRNKYLDELGNGANEDGEKNRWVSAMPDFIFTRMFYVIFKIFDAFVLAIPVILIQMLNVIAQTLVLMMILLFPIVLLMSFVPRMQDLIFGVLKVMFGGLLFPAITSLLTLLVFYIEKMIENIVITGFDSILKTLPSLIIFGLVFKLLISVVSKGLVYFLLWKYKAELIQFILGSKARMVASDIGNKVEKGVTKTREVASQVPSRSLSSAQHLGNFALAGAGFGAGMMMNAKSHFQNVGSFFTNKGSEHQLDEVLPTETLETPVTPDAPEPSIPKTKATLESVKPVEEKTPTPSMGTPITVEPTPSSNEEFKTLKEEWISPFKQLRINSIEHKLEEYKDPQAMYKAQGSNAFTRAYRKTMTRDDKLRANIGRRDRLTERLKQLRGE; translated from the coding sequence ATGCAAGAAGCTTTTGACAAACTAAGAGGAGTCGATATCTTCTCTCTCAAGTCCTATATGGAGCCTACTGGGTTCGCTTCTTTTAACGGGGCTTGGGTTCTGATTAATGAGCTTTTCGTCAACTTCTTCTTTTTCATTCTAAATGCAGTGGTAGGCTTCTTTTCTTTGCTGATTCGAATTCTTGAAAAAATTGATCTATACTCTAGCTATAAAAACTATGTGTTTAATGGAGCAATGAGTATCTGGAAAGGATTTATCGGTTCAAATGGGAGTGGTGTTTCCAAGCAATCACTCGTTTCAATGTTGCTTCTGATTTTAGCTTTCTACCTTTTTTATCAATATTTCTTTTCGAAAGGATCCTTTTCAAGAACACTCCTTCATGTTTTTCTAGTTCTCATCCTTGGTTTTGGTTACTTTGGAACAGTTGCAGGGACCTCTGGTGGTCTTTATCTGCTTGATACAATCAATAATGTCTCTAAAGAGGTCACTAAAAATATCACTCATATTAAAGTAGAATATGGAAAAAATAAGACGATCAAAATCGGTGATTCTATGGCAGATAGCTATATAGCAGAAACATCTTATAAAGCCTATGTCTTTGTCAATACTGGCCAAGAAAATGGTAAATATAAGAATAGCCAAAATGGAAAACAAGAAACTTTTGACGATAGTAAGGTATTAGGAACAGGCGATAAAAATGGAAACTTTACAGCGGTTAAATCCAAAGATCGCAATAAATATCTGGATGAACTAGGCAATGGAGCTAATGAAGATGGCGAAAAGAACCGTTGGGTTTCGGCAATGCCTGATTTCATCTTTACTCGTATGTTTTATGTCATTTTTAAAATTTTTGACGCTTTTGTATTAGCAATACCAGTTATTTTGATTCAAATGTTAAATGTCATTGCTCAGACACTCGTTCTGATGATGATCCTGCTCTTTCCAATTGTGCTATTAATGTCTTTTGTGCCAAGAATGCAGGATCTGATTTTTGGAGTCTTGAAAGTCATGTTTGGTGGGCTTCTTTTTCCAGCTATCACGAGTCTATTAACTCTGTTAGTCTTCTATATTGAGAAAATGATTGAAAATATTGTCATTACTGGCTTTGATAGTATCCTTAAAACACTTCCATCCTTGATCATCTTTGGTCTGGTCTTTAAACTACTCATTTCGGTTGTCTCAAAAGGACTTGTATACTTCCTTCTATGGAAATACAAAGCTGAGTTGATCCAATTCATTCTTGGCTCTAAAGCACGAATGGTGGCGAGTGACATTGGAAACAAAGTTGAAAAAGGAGTCACAAAGACCAGAGAGGTGGCTTCACAAGTACCATCGAGAAGTCTTTCATCTGCTCAACACCTTGGAAACTTTGCCTTAGCAGGTGCTGGATTTGGAGCTGGGATGATGATGAATGCCAAGAGTCACTTCCAAAATGTTGGTTCTTTCTTTACCAATAAGGGTTCAGAGCACCAACTTGATGAAGTGCTCCCAACGGAAACACTTGAGACTCCAGTAACTCCAGATGCTCCAGAACCAAGCATTCCGAAAACAAAGGCAACGCTTGAAAGTGTTAAACCAGTTGAAGAAAAAACACCAACTCCTTCAATGGGAACCCCAATCACGGTGGAGCCAACACCAAGTTCAAACGAAGAATTCAAGACACTAAAAGAAGAATGGATTTCTCCATTTAAACAACTCCGCATTAATAGTATTGAGCACAAATTAGAGGAATATAAAGATCCTCAAGCCATGTATAAAGCCCAAGGATCGAATGCCTTCACTCGTGCTTATAGGAAAACCATGACACGAGATGATAAATTGAGAGCTAATATTGGACGAAGAGACCGATTAACAGAACGCTTAAAACAACTTAGAGGAGAATGA
- a CDS encoding ATP-binding protein, whose amino-acid sequence MSITLTYPIRETHENLALKKDQTVVAYYRIPNTPITITDDEKKGKHKITVAQMMKKLQKNKFFEISLIPKDYLLEEKMRDFSDALADDSRELGEELLLYTVDRLTDEMEIPYQFDWVVGVTLRKQNHGATVKDLAYESFNEFTEKIAKGLGYEYELCPTWYEDYKSDEFTIFQAFSVLRAKRLSNEELFYYQRMQYLRYIPHYKKEVLANRAQFNITDTLIKVLKGGFLKLESPYGSSFVTILPVGKFPVQFNGFHLGEFIQRLNFPVELRIKAEFIDTGKIKGRMGRSNTRYRNIMEEAENTDTVQQDEIIMGSISLKDLMKKVGNKEDIIEYGAYLIVSASSVNQLRQRRQVVLNYFDDMGVEISEASQDGPYLFQALLYGENLQKKTRTWTHMVTARGFSELMPFTNTSSGNRIGWYIGRVDNWTGRWDNIAKAIDSSKNIVLYNATVGNKEDIAGKITKNPHIIITGATGQGKSFLAQIIFLSVALQNVKTLYIDPKRELRNHYQEVINSPEFARLYPERKKQIENFNFVTLDSSLPSNHGVLDPIVVLDKEQAVEVAKNMLEFLLQAVDDVTMDQKTAITEAINAIVEKRVAGEKVGFKHVLKVLRDSTSSEIASVGRYLTSIVTNSILELAFSDGTTQGLNYESRVTILEVNNLKLPKDDSTKISDHERNSIALMFALGAFCTHFGERNENEDTIEFFDEAWILMKSAEGKAVIKNMRRIGRSKNNTLALITQSVHDAENDDDTTGFGTIFAFYEKSEREDILKHVNLEVTESNLEWIDNMISGQCLYYDVYGNLNMISVHNIFEDIDMLLKPMKATVSSSLENKYAS is encoded by the coding sequence ATGAGTATTACTTTAACTTATCCTATAAGGGAAACACATGAAAATCTAGCTCTCAAAAAAGATCAAACAGTCGTTGCTTATTATCGTATTCCAAACACTCCCATCACAATTACAGATGATGAAAAAAAGGGCAAACATAAAATTACGGTTGCTCAAATGATGAAGAAGCTCCAGAAAAACAAGTTCTTTGAAATATCTCTGATCCCTAAAGACTATCTCTTAGAAGAGAAAATGAGAGACTTTTCAGATGCTCTAGCAGATGACAGTCGTGAACTAGGAGAAGAACTTCTTCTCTACACAGTGGATCGCCTAACAGATGAAATGGAAATCCCTTATCAGTTTGACTGGGTCGTAGGAGTGACTTTACGCAAACAAAATCATGGAGCTACAGTAAAAGACTTGGCCTATGAGAGCTTTAATGAGTTCACTGAAAAGATCGCAAAGGGTCTTGGCTATGAATATGAATTATGTCCCACCTGGTATGAAGACTATAAAAGTGATGAATTCACCATTTTCCAAGCCTTCTCAGTTCTTCGGGCAAAGCGTTTATCCAATGAAGAACTCTTTTATTACCAGCGGATGCAATACCTCCGTTATATTCCTCACTACAAGAAGGAGGTGCTCGCCAATCGTGCTCAATTCAATATCACAGACACCTTGATCAAAGTCTTAAAAGGTGGCTTTCTCAAGTTAGAAAGCCCCTATGGTTCATCTTTTGTGACGATTCTTCCTGTAGGTAAATTTCCTGTTCAATTCAACGGTTTTCATCTTGGCGAATTTATCCAACGTTTGAACTTCCCCGTTGAACTACGAATCAAGGCAGAATTCATTGATACCGGTAAGATCAAAGGTCGAATGGGACGATCGAATACACGTTACAGAAACATCATGGAAGAGGCAGAAAATACTGATACTGTTCAACAAGACGAGATCATCATGGGTTCCATCTCCCTAAAGGACTTAATGAAGAAAGTCGGAAACAAGGAAGATATCATCGAATATGGAGCCTATCTGATTGTTTCTGCTTCTAGTGTGAACCAACTACGACAAAGACGGCAAGTAGTTTTGAATTACTTTGATGATATGGGCGTTGAAATCAGTGAAGCCTCTCAAGACGGACCTTATCTCTTTCAAGCTCTGCTTTATGGAGAAAACCTCCAAAAGAAAACTCGCACCTGGACACATATGGTCACAGCTCGTGGATTTTCAGAACTCATGCCCTTCACCAATACCTCTTCTGGAAATCGTATCGGTTGGTATATCGGCCGAGTAGATAACTGGACAGGCCGTTGGGACAATATTGCAAAAGCTATTGATTCCTCAAAGAACATTGTCCTCTACAATGCGACAGTCGGAAATAAAGAAGATATCGCTGGAAAGATCACCAAGAACCCACACATCATTATTACGGGGGCAACAGGTCAAGGAAAATCCTTCCTTGCTCAGATCATCTTTTTAAGTGTGGCTTTACAAAATGTTAAAACCCTTTATATCGACCCTAAACGTGAACTTAGAAATCACTACCAAGAAGTGATCAACTCACCTGAATTTGCACGTCTCTATCCTGAACGCAAGAAACAGATTGAGAACTTTAACTTTGTGACACTGGATAGCTCACTACCATCAAACCACGGAGTCTTAGATCCTATTGTTGTTCTAGATAAAGAACAAGCTGTAGAAGTCGCAAAAAACATGCTTGAGTTTCTACTACAAGCTGTAGATGATGTCACGATGGATCAAAAAACAGCTATCACAGAAGCTATTAATGCGATTGTAGAAAAACGAGTCGCTGGTGAGAAGGTCGGATTTAAACACGTCCTAAAAGTTCTGAGAGACTCTACTTCCTCTGAAATTGCTTCGGTTGGTCGTTATCTGACCTCAATTGTCACAAACTCTATCTTGGAACTAGCCTTTTCAGATGGAACCACTCAAGGACTTAACTACGAGTCACGAGTGACCATCCTAGAGGTCAATAACCTCAAACTACCAAAAGACGATTCCACAAAAATTTCAGATCATGAACGCAATTCTATTGCCCTCATGTTTGCGCTGGGTGCCTTCTGTACCCACTTTGGAGAACGAAATGAAAATGAGGATACCATTGAGTTCTTTGATGAAGCATGGATTCTTATGAAGTCCGCAGAAGGAAAAGCCGTTATCAAAAATATGCGTCGGATTGGACGCTCCAAAAACAATACCTTGGCACTGATTACTCAATCTGTACATGATGCAGAAAATGACGATGATACAACTGGATTTGGGACTATCTTTGCTTTCTATGAAAAGTCAGAACGAGAAGATATCCTAAAACACGTCAATCTTGAAGTCACTGAAAGCAATCTCGAATGGATTGATAATATGATCTCTGGCCAATGCCTGTACTATGACGTGTATGGCAATCTCAATATGATTTCCGTACACAACATCTTTGAAGATATTGATATGCTTCTAAAACCAATGAAAGCTACGGTATCATCAAGCCTTGAAAATAAATACGCTAGTTAG
- a CDS encoding conjugal transfer protein, producing MNEERLYDYSKGLNAPYWIQEIKTKKGTRLWYFATPMQLSFFIVFIIVFVAMLLFGGFIFVPLAKITHSISLLLYWYLPYKLAKFYTEYEPHGKKMHVFIGDYLIYFWDFKINKKAIYHEDRIEPVEEIVFEKTNL from the coding sequence ATGAATGAAGAAAGACTTTATGATTACAGTAAGGGCCTAAATGCTCCTTATTGGATCCAAGAAATCAAGACAAAAAAGGGCACTCGACTATGGTACTTTGCGACACCCATGCAGTTGTCCTTTTTCATTGTTTTTATCATCGTCTTTGTGGCCATGTTACTCTTTGGAGGTTTTATCTTTGTGCCACTCGCAAAAATCACTCACTCAATTTCTCTCTTGCTCTATTGGTATCTCCCTTACAAATTGGCCAAGTTCTATACTGAATACGAGCCTCACGGTAAAAAGATGCACGTCTTTATTGGAGATTACCTGATTTACTTTTGGGACTTTAAGATCAATAAAAAAGCTATCTACCATGAAGATCGAATAGAGCCTGTAGAAGAAATTGTCTTTGAAAAAACAAATCTATAG
- a CDS encoding conjugal transfer protein, translating to MDKAKRYLLQAKEYLSHFKKVEKKGGPPKLKVTNKKTVNIAVIGGIAFLLFVGLLGSLRAITLSNKVGTLQAQVESTKKQRAQPMESSRKYDYKLQYYLNDYVYAYFTLPQEGDKQQAQVEYLNSFYNFIPDVKAQGQVRNPSELLYSQLVTVEGKVATYKVKYKESIHRDNNTEEKEIVTGFNIPFDEKDGKYYVSGLPWFSAIESSQAGHFSEDDKLQLTANDHFSDSERKKVEKFLKVFFTNYTTSQDNLNLIAKDVDIIANSTFKTIDYTYLKQDGDDLIAYVQATFEVGGTTHSENFTFTLSEKEKTYYVSKLEHTIPLNYANDKE from the coding sequence ATGGATAAAGCCAAACGCTACTTGCTTCAAGCAAAAGAATACCTCTCACACTTTAAAAAGGTGGAGAAAAAAGGAGGCCCACCAAAGCTAAAAGTCACCAATAAAAAGACCGTCAATATTGCAGTCATAGGAGGAATTGCTTTCCTCCTTTTTGTTGGTCTCTTGGGATCTCTTCGTGCTATCACACTCTCAAATAAGGTAGGAACACTACAAGCTCAAGTGGAGTCCACTAAAAAACAAAGGGCACAACCAATGGAGTCTAGTAGAAAATACGACTATAAACTCCAGTACTACTTGAACGACTATGTCTACGCTTATTTCACCCTTCCACAAGAAGGAGATAAACAACAAGCTCAAGTGGAATACTTAAATAGCTTTTACAACTTCATTCCTGATGTGAAAGCTCAAGGTCAAGTTCGAAATCCTAGTGAACTTCTCTATTCTCAGTTAGTGACTGTAGAAGGAAAGGTTGCGACCTATAAGGTTAAATACAAGGAAAGCATCCATCGGGATAACAACACAGAAGAAAAAGAAATTGTGACAGGCTTCAATATTCCTTTTGATGAAAAAGATGGAAAATATTACGTTTCTGGCCTTCCTTGGTTTTCTGCCATTGAATCCTCACAAGCTGGACACTTTAGCGAAGATGATAAGCTCCAACTCACTGCCAATGATCATTTTTCAGACAGCGAGCGAAAGAAAGTAGAGAAATTCCTCAAGGTCTTCTTTACCAACTACACCACAAGCCAAGATAATCTTAATCTGATTGCTAAGGATGTGGATATCATCGCAAATAGCACTTTCAAAACGATCGACTACACTTATCTCAAACAGGACGGTGATGATTTAATCGCTTATGTCCAAGCTACCTTTGAAGTTGGAGGGACCACTCACTCGGAAAACTTCACCTTTACTCTCTCAGAAAAAGAAAAGACCTACTATGTCTCAAAACTAGAACACACCATTCCACTGAATTATGCAAATGATAAAGAATAG